One Ardenticatenales bacterium genomic region harbors:
- a CDS encoding glycosyltransferase family 39 protein: MKAKYGLWGILLLAAALRLGLALAVPDSFGMRADAAEYIAVAQNWLQTGVFGENAGIPYAVIPPAFPAFLAAIFAATGGSLLAVRLAQALLGVGVVWLTYRLTRELLSEREGLLAAGLAAIYPPLVLYVTFYLTETLYTCCALLFFYGCARWFAQPRARLAALAGAGFALALLTRETLIILPLAFPLLFWWGRIGWRAGLRFLLVFTGVALLCLTPWLARNARTFGVVFFTERTDALRFSLTGAGYLSSEFQTWVRENEAPLAEDARNYAYLLYYGRAADMRSPAYLLAHPGDYVTFLGRRLAEFWLHPVGLESLPHVLVLQGGYVAFHAVLVGLAAWGMAALAGRRNAGILLHLLTLLIITGIGLFLRRPLPRYTLPFIPLLLLFTAHTLTHNQRPFFRKPPHVAS, translated from the coding sequence ATGAAAGCGAAGTATGGGCTGTGGGGCATCCTGCTGCTGGCGGCGGCGCTGCGCCTGGGGTTGGCGCTGGCCGTGCCGGATAGCTTTGGCATGCGCGCGGACGCGGCGGAGTACATCGCCGTGGCGCAGAACTGGTTGCAAACGGGGGTGTTTGGCGAAAATGCCGGCATTCCCTACGCCGTCATCCCCCCCGCTTTCCCCGCATTCCTGGCAGCCATCTTCGCGGCCACCGGCGGCAGCCTGCTGGCCGTGCGCCTGGCGCAGGCGCTCCTGGGCGTGGGCGTCGTCTGGCTCACCTACCGCCTCACCCGCGAACTCCTGTCCGAACGAGAAGGATTGCTGGCGGCGGGGCTGGCGGCCATTTATCCGCCGCTGGTGCTGTACGTCACCTTTTACCTCACGGAAACGCTGTACACCTGCTGCGCCCTCCTCTTTTTCTACGGCTGCGCCCGCTGGTTCGCGCAGCCGCGCGCGCGGCTGGCGGCGCTGGCGGGAGCCGGCTTTGCCCTGGCCCTGCTCACGCGGGAGACGTTGATCATCCTGCCGCTGGCCTTCCCGCTGCTCTTTTGGTGGGGGCGCATCGGCTGGCGCGCCGGGCTGCGTTTCCTGCTCGTCTTCACGGGCGTGGCGCTGCTGTGCCTCACGCCGTGGCTGGCGCGGAATGCGCGCACGTTTGGCGTGGTGTTCTTCACGGAGCGCACGGACGCGCTGCGCTTCTCCCTGACCGGCGCGGGTTACCTCTCGTCGGAGTTCCAGACGTGGGTGCGGGAAAACGAAGCGCCACTGGCGGAGGACGCGCGCAATTACGCTTATCTGCTGTACTATGGCCGGGCCGCCGATATGCGCAGCCCCGCTTACTTGCTGGCGCATCCGGGCGATTATGTCACGTTTTTGGGGCGCAGGCTGGCGGAGTTCTGGCTGCACCCAGTTGGCCTGGAGTCACTGCCGCATGTGTTGGTCTTGCAAGGGGGGTACGTGGCGTTTCATGCGGTTCTGGTAGGATTGGCGGCGTGGGGGATGGCGGCGTTGGCGGGGCGGCGAAATGCCGGCATTCTCCTCCACCTCCTCACCCTCCTCATCATCACCGGCATTGGCCTCTTCCTGCGCCGCCCCCTGCCCCGCTACACCCTCCCCTTCATCCCCCTCCTCCTCCTCTTCACCGCCCACACCCTCACCCATAACCAACGGCCCTTCTTCCGCAAGCCGCCTCATGTTGCCTCCTGA
- a CDS encoding HDIG domain-containing protein gives MTTDTPPPPENVDLTAYARHWVALSLDGQVAGVGLTPVEAAHQARHNRPRERFTLRYVEPPGGAPLSLPPLLQSLQPVLQQEDIPVYLVGGVVRDALLGRESHDLDFVVPANAIKLAFRVGNALGAPAYVLDKKRDTGRVMLPQAETMLDFARLRGPNLEADLRDRDFTINALAMPASARTTASLIDPLNGWADLRARRIRHASPQALANDPVRTLRAARLAVRFGFHIEAETAAAVRQAAPLLDAISPERVRDELLKCLKTDAPDDALRLLAALDLLPHTLPEIAALREVTQSRPHHEDVFAHTARVLRWLVRVEQVVVRHRPPNDMPPPTRQFLRQAGENAAPYVAQIQAHLDRAVTGALDGWQVLRWAGLFHDAGKAVTRTVEPDGRIRFFDHDSAGAALVEPRLRHLRFSNEAISHVQTIVAGHMRPLLFSQQGTVSRRAAYRFFRDVGPNGLDITLLSLADHLATYDGPSGHLESGREAGERLLRVVAQLHAHYFQQFEQSIQSPPLLNGRRLMQALHLPSGPEVGRLLRLIEEAQAAGEISTPEEALDLARRSRQ, from the coding sequence ATGACGACAGACACCCCGCCACCCCCAGAAAATGTGGATTTGACCGCCTATGCGCGTCATTGGGTGGCCCTGTCTCTGGATGGGCAGGTAGCCGGTGTAGGGCTGACCCCCGTGGAGGCCGCGCACCAGGCCCGCCACAATCGCCCCCGCGAACGCTTCACGCTGCGCTACGTGGAACCACCCGGCGGCGCGCCGCTGTCGCTGCCGCCGCTGCTGCAATCGCTGCAACCGGTGCTGCAGCAGGAGGATATACCCGTCTACCTGGTGGGTGGCGTGGTACGGGATGCGCTGCTGGGTCGGGAAAGCCACGATTTGGACTTTGTCGTGCCGGCAAACGCCATCAAACTGGCATTCCGTGTGGGCAACGCCCTGGGCGCGCCCGCTTATGTGCTGGACAAGAAGCGGGATACGGGGCGGGTGATGCTGCCGCAAGCGGAAACGATGCTGGACTTCGCCCGGCTGCGCGGCCCAAACCTGGAGGCGGATTTGCGAGACCGCGATTTTACGATCAATGCCCTGGCCATGCCGGCATCCGCCCGCACCACCGCCAGCCTCATTGACCCCCTCAACGGCTGGGCCGACCTGCGCGCCCGCCGCATCCGCCACGCCTCCCCCCAGGCCCTGGCCAACGACCCCGTGCGCACCCTGCGCGCCGCCCGCCTGGCCGTCCGCTTTGGCTTCCACATCGAAGCAGAAACCGCCGCCGCCGTCCGCCAGGCTGCCCCCCTGCTGGACGCCATCTCCCCGGAGCGGGTGCGCGACGAACTCCTCAAATGCCTGAAAACGGACGCCCCCGACGACGCCCTGCGCCTGCTGGCCGCGCTGGACCTGCTTCCCCACACCCTGCCGGAAATCGCCGCCCTCCGCGAGGTCACGCAATCCCGGCCGCACCACGAGGACGTATTCGCCCATACCGCCCGCGTTTTGCGCTGGTTGGTCCGCGTGGAACAGGTTGTCGTCCGCCACCGGCCGCCGAACGACATGCCGCCGCCGACCCGCCAATTCCTGCGCCAGGCGGGAGAAAATGCGGCCCCGTATGTGGCGCAAATCCAGGCCCACCTGGACCGCGCCGTCACGGGCGCACTGGACGGCTGGCAGGTGCTGCGCTGGGCGGGTCTGTTCCACGATGCCGGCAAAGCCGTCACCCGCACCGTCGAACCCGATGGCCGCATCCGTTTCTTCGACCACGACAGCGCCGGGGCCGCCCTGGTGGAGCCGCGCCTGCGCCATCTGCGCTTCAGCAACGAAGCCATCAGTCACGTCCAGACCATCGTCGCCGGGCACATGCGCCCGCTGCTCTTCAGCCAGCAGGGAACGGTCAGCCGCCGCGCCGCCTATCGCTTCTTCCGCGATGTCGGCCCAAACGGCCTTGACATCACCCTCCTCAGCCTGGCCGACCACCTGGCAACCTACGACGGACCGTCCGGCCACCTGGAGAGCGGGCGCGAAGCCGGCGAACGCCTGCTGCGCGTCGTCGCCCAACTCCACGCGCACTACTTCCAGCAGTTCGAGCAATCGATCCAATCCCCGCCGCTGCTCAATGGCCGCCGATTGATGCAGGCGCTGCACCTGCCCAGCGGCCCGGAAGTGGGACGACTGCTGCGCCTGATCGAGGAAGCGCAGGCGGCGGGCGAAATTAGCACGCCGGAGGAGGCGCTGGACCTGGCGCGCCGCTCCCGTCAATAG
- a CDS encoding sulfotransferase: MLPPDPPPVIILGMHRSGTSLLARVLHDAGIFMGWRRNVHDESLFFLNQNEKLFRLAHAAWDQPAPALALPQNDSLRPQVVAELRHVVRSWRAWSFTGGRRLTGAWGWKDPRTLFTLPLWLEVFPEARVVRVCRHPLDVALSLQKREQNRRDPLHNPLLSLRCLDLNGALSLWLEYETRSQQLAQTLPPDRQFALRYEDFLHEPAAHLDRLRQFLRHPFPPAAVARAIAAADPTRAFAHRRQSPPPAFDAAIGNHPTLKASGYQLP, from the coding sequence ATGTTGCCTCCTGATCCCCCACCCGTCATCATCCTCGGTATGCACCGTTCCGGTACAAGTCTGCTGGCGCGCGTGTTGCACGATGCCGGCATTTTCATGGGCTGGCGGCGCAACGTCCACGACGAATCCCTCTTCTTCCTGAACCAAAACGAAAAGCTCTTTCGCCTGGCGCACGCCGCCTGGGACCAACCCGCCCCCGCGCTGGCCCTCCCCCAAAACGACTCCCTCCGTCCCCAGGTCGTGGCCGAACTGCGGCACGTGGTGCGCTCCTGGCGCGCCTGGTCCTTCACCGGCGGGCGGCGGCTGACCGGCGCCTGGGGTTGGAAAGACCCCCGCACGCTGTTCACGCTGCCGCTCTGGTTGGAGGTGTTTCCAGAGGCGCGGGTGGTGCGCGTATGCCGGCATCCCCTCGACGTCGCCCTCAGCCTGCAAAAACGGGAACAAAACCGCCGCGATCCCCTGCACAACCCCCTCCTCTCCCTCCGCTGCCTGGACCTCAACGGCGCCCTCTCCCTCTGGTTGGAATACGAAACCAGAAGCCAACAGCTCGCCCAAACGCTCCCCCCAGACCGCCAATTCGCGCTGCGCTACGAAGACTTCCTGCACGAACCCGCCGCCCACCTCGACCGCCTGCGGCAATTCTTGCGCCACCCCTTCCCCCCCGCCGCCGTGGCCCGCGCCATCGCCGCCGCCGATCCCACCCGCGCCTTCGCCCATCGCCGCCAATCGCCGCCGCCGGCTTTCGACGCAGCCATCGGCAACCATCCCACCCTGAAAGCCAGCGGCTACCAACTACCATGA
- the folE gene encoding GTP cyclohydrolase I FolE, which yields MNRENAGNGNHIQVYDAADFQESGHDAYTAQHQANVAAAVRAMLQNLVQDPTRQGLRRTPERVAKMYAELLAGYHTNLNELINGALFDVAYDEMIVVRDISFYSLCEHHLLPFFGLAHVAYIPGKQVIGLSKLPRIVEMYARRLQVQERLTQEIADAITAILDPAGVAVVIEGSHLCAIMRGIKQEQSRMITSAMRGTFKSCEKTRAEFMAHINHGNRLRTAF from the coding sequence ATGAATAGAGAAAATGCCGGCAACGGCAATCACATTCAAGTATATGACGCCGCCGACTTCCAGGAAAGCGGCCACGACGCCTACACCGCGCAACACCAGGCCAACGTCGCCGCCGCCGTGCGCGCCATGCTGCAAAACCTGGTCCAGGACCCCACGCGCCAGGGCTTGCGGCGCACACCGGAGCGCGTGGCAAAAATGTACGCGGAGCTGCTGGCCGGCTACCACACCAACCTGAACGAACTCATCAACGGAGCCTTGTTTGACGTGGCCTACGACGAAATGATCGTTGTGCGCGACATCAGCTTCTACAGCCTGTGCGAACACCACCTGCTCCCCTTCTTTGGCCTCGCGCATGTCGCCTACATCCCCGGCAAGCAGGTGATCGGCCTTTCCAAGCTGCCGCGCATCGTGGAGATGTACGCCCGCCGCCTGCAAGTGCAGGAGCGCCTGACGCAAGAAATCGCGGACGCCATCACGGCCATTCTCGACCCCGCCGGCGTGGCCGTCGTCATCGAAGGCTCCCACCTGTGCGCCATCATGCGCGGCATCAAACAAGAACAATCGCGCATGATCACCAGCGCCATGCGCGGAACGTTCAAATCCTGCGAAAAGACCCGCGCCGAGTTCATGGCTCACATCAACCACGGCAACCGCCTCCGCACAGCTTTTTGA
- the rpmA gene encoding 50S ribosomal protein L27: protein MAHKKGGGSTRNGRDSNSKRLGIKRYGGEMVIPGNIIVRQKGTRFHPGTNVGLGRDYTIFAVAEGRVTFETKHGRKYISVYPTE from the coding sequence ATGGCACATAAGAAAGGTGGCGGTTCCACCCGAAATGGTCGCGATAGCAATTCCAAACGTCTGGGCATCAAACGCTATGGCGGCGAAATGGTCATTCCCGGCAACATCATCGTGCGTCAAAAAGGCACGCGGTTCCACCCTGGCACAAACGTCGGCCTGGGGCGCGATTACACCATTTTCGCCGTGGCCGAGGGCCGCGTGACGTTTGAGACGAAGCATGGACGCAAATACATCAGCGTCTACCCCACGGAGTAA
- the rplU gene encoding 50S ribosomal protein L21, translating to MYAIVECGGRQYRAEEGHSFSVEKLPYEVGEQIVLDNVLLLADGDQVNIGQPSVAGASVKATVMDQYRGKKIFVWKYRPKNRYRHRRGHRQHYTRLHIDEIIAG from the coding sequence GTGTACGCAATTGTAGAATGCGGCGGCCGGCAATACCGCGCCGAAGAGGGTCATAGCTTCTCCGTGGAGAAGTTGCCCTATGAAGTCGGTGAACAAATCGTTTTGGACAATGTCCTGCTCCTGGCCGACGGCGATCAGGTAAACATTGGTCAACCCTCCGTGGCTGGCGCCAGTGTGAAAGCCACCGTCATGGACCAGTATCGCGGCAAGAAAATCTTCGTCTGGAAGTATCGCCCGAAGAACCGGTATCGTCATCGCAGGGGTCACCGCCAGCATTACACCCGCCTGCACATCGACGAGATTATCGCCGGATAA
- a CDS encoding thymidine kinase, translating to MGTHTRGRIELICGSMFSGKTEELIRRVRRAIIARQSVQVFKPTLDTRYHHRQVTSHNGLGVEAQPVASAQDILTHLEPETTVVAVDEVQFFDQEIVAVCQKLANAGIRVICAGLDTDFRGEPFGPIPDLLARAEMVEKLHAICVRCGEDASRTQRLIDGQPAAFDDPIVLVGAAEVYEARCRQCHTVLPPRQNGANA from the coding sequence ATGGGAACGCACACACGGGGCCGTATCGAACTCATTTGCGGCAGCATGTTTAGTGGCAAGACGGAGGAACTGATCCGTCGCGTGCGGCGGGCCATTATCGCCCGCCAGAGCGTCCAGGTATTCAAACCCACCCTGGACACCCGCTACCACCACCGCCAGGTCACTTCGCACAACGGCCTGGGCGTAGAAGCGCAGCCCGTGGCGTCGGCGCAGGACATTCTGACGCACCTGGAGCCGGAGACAACGGTGGTGGCGGTAGACGAAGTGCAGTTTTTTGACCAGGAAATCGTAGCGGTGTGCCAGAAGTTGGCAAATGCCGGCATTCGCGTCATCTGCGCCGGGTTGGATACGGACTTTCGCGGCGAACCATTTGGACCCATACCCGACCTGCTGGCGCGGGCGGAAATGGTGGAAAAACTGCACGCCATCTGCGTCCGCTGCGGCGAAGACGCCAGCCGCACACAGCGATTGATTGACGGCCAGCCCGCCGCCTTCGATGATCCGATTGTTTTAGTGGGCGCGGCGGAGGTGTATGAGGCCAGATGCCGGCAATGCCACACCGTCCTACCGCCACGCCAAAATGGAGCAAACGCATGA
- the hpt gene encoding hypoxanthine phosphoribosyltransferase — MTAQNRPLADDVDRILINSQQLQTRIQELAAQIDADFAQHDDLLLICVLKGAFIFLADLSRAVTRPHHVDFMAISSYGSGTTSSGAVQIIMDLKQDIQGRHILIVEDIIDSGRTLAYMYRTLLARQPASLHICTLLNKPSRREVDVPVRYLGFDIPDEFVVGYGLDFAEDYRNLPYIAVLKPSVFAHLFAPPA; from the coding sequence ATGACCGCCCAAAACCGTCCCCTCGCCGACGACGTTGACCGCATCCTCATAAACTCCCAACAACTACAAACGCGCATACAAGAACTCGCCGCCCAGATTGACGCCGACTTCGCCCAACACGACGACCTGCTCCTCATCTGCGTCCTCAAAGGCGCCTTCATCTTCCTCGCCGACCTCAGCCGCGCCGTCACCCGTCCCCACCACGTCGATTTCATGGCCATCTCCAGCTACGGCAGCGGCACAACCAGCAGCGGGGCCGTGCAAATCATCATGGACCTGAAGCAGGACATCCAGGGGCGCCACATTCTCATCGTAGAAGACATCATCGACAGCGGGCGCACGCTGGCATACATGTACCGCACCCTGCTGGCACGCCAACCCGCCTCCCTGCACATCTGCACCCTGCTGAACAAGCCCTCCCGCCGCGAGGTGGACGTGCCTGTGCGCTATCTTGGCTTCGACATCCCCGACGAGTTTGTCGTCGGCTATGGGCTAGATTTCGCCGAAGATTACCGCAATTTACCCTACATCGCCGTGCTCAAGCCCAGCGTCTTCGCGCACCTGTTCGCGCCGCCGGCGTAA
- a CDS encoding nucleotide sugar dehydrogenase, giving the protein MEITALRRKIAAKEATVGVIGLGYVGLPVAATLARAGFSVTGVDLQKERVGLINAGICPIHGHEPGLAELLAQVVRAGQLQATTDYAPLTAADVVLINVETPVDANHQPRYTALKAACHSLGAVLQPGALVIVESTIAPGTMASVVRPLLEATSGRKMGVDFFLGTCPERVMPGKLLANLREMSRVCGGDSPATAATMVALYRHIVDADLDEADMVTAELVKTAENAYRDVQIAFANEVALICAAVGADVWRVRELVNKSPGRHMLLPGAGVGGHCIPKDPWLLAYGGRERVTARLLPAARAVNEAMPYHMAELLAAALADAGISLSTARVTILGYAYLENSDDTRNSPSSVLAPHLQAQGARVIIHDPWVAPYQGDVWDALAGSDAAVLMVAHDEYRALSPARLATTLRAPVLVDGRHIFDPQAARDAGLIFRGVGIG; this is encoded by the coding sequence ATGGAGATCACGGCCCTACGACGGAAAATTGCGGCAAAGGAAGCTACGGTTGGCGTCATCGGTCTCGGCTACGTGGGGCTGCCGGTGGCGGCGACGCTGGCGCGGGCGGGTTTCTCGGTGACGGGGGTGGATTTGCAGAAAGAGCGGGTGGGATTGATCAATGCCGGCATTTGCCCCATCCACGGCCACGAACCCGGCCTGGCTGAATTGCTCGCGCAAGTCGTGCGCGCAGGCCAACTGCAGGCCACCACCGACTACGCCCCCCTGACCGCCGCCGACGTGGTCCTGATCAACGTGGAAACCCCCGTGGACGCCAACCATCAACCCCGCTACACGGCGCTCAAAGCCGCCTGCCACAGCCTCGGGGCCGTGCTGCAACCAGGCGCGCTCGTCATCGTGGAATCCACCATTGCCCCCGGAACAATGGCAAGCGTAGTGCGCCCGCTGTTGGAAGCCACCTCGGGGCGCAAGATGGGCGTGGACTTCTTCCTCGGAACCTGCCCGGAGCGCGTCATGCCCGGCAAACTGCTGGCGAATCTGCGGGAGATGAGCCGCGTCTGCGGCGGCGATTCCCCGGCCACGGCGGCCACCATGGTCGCGCTCTATCGCCACATCGTGGACGCGGACCTGGATGAGGCGGACATGGTAACGGCGGAACTGGTGAAGACGGCGGAAAATGCGTACCGCGACGTGCAGATCGCCTTCGCCAACGAGGTGGCCTTGATTTGCGCGGCGGTGGGGGCGGATGTGTGGCGCGTGCGCGAGCTGGTGAACAAGAGTCCGGGGCGGCACATGCTGCTGCCGGGCGCGGGGGTGGGCGGCCACTGCATTCCCAAAGACCCGTGGCTGCTGGCGTATGGCGGGCGGGAGCGGGTGACGGCGCGACTGCTGCCCGCGGCGCGCGCGGTGAACGAGGCGATGCCCTACCATATGGCGGAATTGTTGGCGGCGGCGTTGGCGGATGCCGGCATTTCCCTCTCCACCGCCCGCGTCACCATTCTCGGCTACGCCTACCTGGAAAACAGCGACGACACCCGCAACAGCCCCAGCAGCGTCCTTGCCCCCCACTTGCAGGCCCAGGGCGCGCGCGTCATCATTCACGATCCCTGGGTGGCTCCCTACCAGGGGGACGTGTGGGACGCCCTGGCCGGCAGCGACGCCGCCGTCCTCATGGTCGCCCACGATGAATACCGCGCCCTCTCTCCGGCGCGGCTGGCGACCACGCTGCGCGCGCCTGTGCTGGTAGATGGGCGGCACATCTTTGACCCGCAAGCGGCGCGAGACGCCGGCCTCATCTTCCGCGGCGTCGGCATCGGCTGA
- a CDS encoding flippase-like domain-containing protein, giving the protein MARARRLLPYLILLAALVIFGLYLAANADRYRALLDLSVAGIFYLILLSLLFWVVNGLINTLFYRGLNTPVTLHEGLGLAAVNTLANQLPFAGGLVAKGIYLKQRYRLTYARYLSATAALYVCFVAANGALGLFVLGYMQWRGATVPAILWAGFALMTAVLATLWLPPRPGWIPTRWRQRSAQLVEGWGILGRNGQLVRQLTGLQIVMTALFAARFWLAFHMLSQPVSYADCLLFAAATVLSRLVSLAPGGLGVREGIVGGMAAILGFDVGASVVAVGLERLVSTLVVIIVGVIYSYLLSRAAVAAQPSEGAES; this is encoded by the coding sequence ATGGCTAGAGCGAGGCGGCTTCTCCCTTATCTGATCCTGCTGGCGGCGCTGGTCATTTTCGGCCTCTATCTGGCCGCGAATGCCGACCGTTATCGCGCGCTGCTGGATTTGTCCGTTGCCGGCATTTTCTACCTCATCCTCCTCTCCCTCCTCTTCTGGGTCGTCAACGGCCTCATCAACACCCTCTTCTACCGTGGCCTGAACACCCCCGTCACCCTGCACGAAGGGCTGGGACTGGCCGCCGTGAACACCCTGGCCAACCAACTCCCCTTCGCCGGCGGGTTGGTCGCCAAAGGCATCTACCTGAAGCAGCGGTATCGCCTAACCTATGCCCGCTACCTGAGCGCCACCGCCGCCCTGTACGTCTGCTTCGTCGCCGCCAACGGCGCGCTGGGCCTGTTCGTCCTGGGCTATATGCAGTGGCGCGGCGCAACGGTCCCCGCCATCCTCTGGGCCGGCTTCGCCCTGATGACGGCGGTGCTGGCGACGCTCTGGCTGCCGCCGCGCCCCGGCTGGATTCCCACCCGCTGGCGACAACGGTCGGCGCAATTGGTCGAGGGTTGGGGCATTCTGGGACGAAACGGCCAACTGGTGCGGCAACTGACCGGGCTGCAAATCGTGATGACGGCCCTATTCGCCGCCCGTTTCTGGCTCGCCTTCCACATGCTATCACAACCCGTCTCCTACGCCGATTGCCTGCTCTTTGCCGCCGCTACCGTTCTCAGCCGCCTCGTGAGTTTGGCACCGGGCGGGTTGGGCGTACGCGAGGGCATCGTCGGCGGCATGGCCGCCATCCTGGGATTCGACGTCGGGGCCAGCGTGGTCGCCGTCGGGCTGGAGCGACTCGTGTCCACCCTGGTCGTGATCATTGTGGGCGTCATCTACAGTTATCTGCTCAGCCGCGCCGCCGTGGCCGCACAACCGAGCGAGGGGGCGGAATCATGA
- a CDS encoding glycosyltransferase family 2 protein — translation MYKGKRVAVVVPAFNEETLIGITIDTMPDFVDDIVVVDDCSRDQTIAHVQERLARRPGLVLLPHQTNQGVGGAIATGYKWCRDHEVDVAVVMAGDAQMDPDDLPTVLDPVVLGDVDYTKGNRLFTGDAWNIIPRVRYLGNSMMSLLTKIASGYWHVADSQSGYTAINRKALHTLDWDAMYRRYGQPNDLLVRLNVYNFRVRDVPVRPVYNIGEQSGIKPLRMIPRLSWLLWKLFLFRMKEKYVIRDFHPLLFFYALGGVLFPGGVLFGLYLVIKRVMVGPVAGTSALFAAFLAIMGLQFILFAMWFDMDYNKELR, via the coding sequence ATGTACAAAGGAAAGCGCGTTGCCGTGGTTGTGCCGGCATTTAACGAAGAAACCCTCATCGGCATCACCATTGACACCATGCCCGACTTCGTGGACGACATCGTCGTTGTGGACGATTGCAGCCGCGACCAGACCATCGCCCACGTACAAGAACGCCTGGCGCGGCGGCCCGGCCTCGTCCTCCTGCCCCACCAGACCAACCAGGGCGTCGGCGGAGCCATTGCCACCGGCTACAAGTGGTGCCGCGACCATGAGGTGGACGTGGCCGTGGTCATGGCCGGCGACGCGCAAATGGACCCGGACGACCTGCCTACCGTCCTCGATCCCGTGGTTCTTGGCGATGTTGACTATACGAAAGGAAACAGGCTTTTCACCGGCGACGCCTGGAACATCATCCCCCGCGTACGCTACCTGGGCAACTCCATGATGTCGCTCCTCACCAAGATCGCTTCCGGCTACTGGCACGTGGCGGACTCCCAAAGCGGGTACACGGCCATCAACCGCAAGGCACTGCACACGCTGGATTGGGACGCCATGTACCGGCGATACGGCCAACCCAATGACCTGCTGGTGCGCCTGAACGTGTACAATTTTCGCGTGCGCGACGTGCCCGTGCGCCCCGTCTACAATATCGGCGAACAGTCGGGCATCAAGCCGTTGCGCATGATCCCCCGCCTCTCCTGGCTGCTGTGGAAGCTGTTCCTGTTCCGCATGAAGGAGAAGTACGTCATCCGCGATTTTCACCCGCTGCTGTTCTTCTACGCCCTCGGCGGCGTCCTGTTCCCCGGCGGGGTGTTGTTTGGCCTGTATCTGGTGATCAAGCGAGTGATGGTGGGGCCAGTTGCCGGCACAAGCGCCCTCTTCGCCGCCTTCCTGGCCATCATGGGGCTGCAATTCATCCTCTTCGCCATGTGGTTCGACATGGACTACAACAAGGAGCTGCGCTGA
- a CDS encoding glycosyltransferase family 4 protein, whose translation MRVCILTTSFPLYEGIAVGIHVIEQARHLVKLGQDVTVLAPHHQGAPAAETIDGIRVRRFRYMWPAPAQTLCYGAGIPTNLRRSWWARLQLPFLVAAFFFAGIRHARHCDVIQANWSIAGFAGIFLGKLLRKPLVLVMYGAEIFVLGRNPLLKFILRHADHVIAISQYTLDKTLAVHQPRAYTLIPPGLDIHRFHPAADVSAIRAQLAARGIDFSRPLIMALGKFIERKGFAHLITAIATLQKQHPAQLMIGGRGPLKDTLRQQAADLGIADRVFFLDYIPDADLPAYYTLADIFVSPSVIDSQGDTEGLGMVLLEANACETPCVASAIGGIVDVIVDGENGYLARPADPADLATQIRRLLDDPRQRREMGRKGRQRVITHFAWEVKARQILDVYQEVIA comes from the coding sequence ATGCGTGTTTGTATCCTCACCACCTCATTCCCCCTCTACGAAGGCATTGCCGTGGGCATCCACGTCATTGAACAGGCGCGCCACCTCGTCAAACTCGGCCAGGACGTGACGGTGTTGGCCCCGCACCACCAGGGCGCGCCCGCCGCCGAAACGATAGACGGCATCCGCGTGCGCCGTTTCCGCTACATGTGGCCCGCCCCGGCGCAAACGCTCTGCTACGGCGCGGGCATCCCCACGAATTTGCGCCGTAGCTGGTGGGCGCGGCTGCAATTGCCTTTCCTCGTCGCCGCTTTCTTTTTTGCCGGCATTCGCCACGCCCGCCACTGTGATGTGATTCAAGCAAACTGGTCTATTGCCGGTTTTGCCGGCATCTTCCTCGGCAAACTCCTGCGCAAACCCCTCGTCCTCGTCATGTACGGCGCGGAAATCTTCGTCCTCGGGCGCAACCCCCTGCTCAAATTCATCCTGCGCCACGCCGACCACGTCATCGCCATCAGCCAATACACCCTGGACAAAACCCTCGCCGTACATCAACCCCGCGCCTACACCCTCATCCCCCCCGGCCTGGACATCCACCGCTTCCACCCCGCCGCCGACGTCAGCGCCATCCGCGCCCAACTTGCCGCCCGTGGCATTGACTTTTCCCGCCCCCTCATCATGGCGCTGGGCAAATTCATCGAGCGCAAAGGGTTTGCCCACCTGATCACGGCCATCGCCACCCTGCAAAAACAGCATCCCGCGCAGCTCATGATCGGCGGGCGCGGCCCCTTGAAAGACACCCTGCGCCAACAAGCCGCCGACCTGGGCATCGCCGACCGCGTCTTCTTCCTCGACTACATCCCCGACGCCGACCTGCCCGCCTACTACACCCTGGCGGACATCTTCGTCTCCCCCTCCGTCATCGACAGCCAGGGAGACACGGAAGGGTTGGGCATGGTGCTGCTGGAGGCCAACGCCTGCGAAACCCCCTGCGTCGCTTCCGCCATCGGCGGCATCGTGGACGTGATCGTTGATGGCGAAAACGGCTATCTCGCCCGCCCCGCCGACCCCGCCGACCTGGCCACGCAAATCAGGCGGCTGCTGGACGATCCGCGGCAGCGGCGCGAAATGGGGCGCAAAGGGCGACAGCGCGTCATCACCCATTTCGCCTGGGAAGTCAAGGCACGCCAGATTCTCGATGTCTACCAGGAGGTCATCGCGTGA